GGATCGACCAGGTCAAACCCGCTGTGCATAGCAACTTTTCGGCTGCGATCTTGCTGGCGGGATAGGCAGCGGTGGCGGCGACCGGATCATCTTCACGGCCCGGCCTGCCGCCACCGGGGCCGTACACGTGGCTCGTGCTGGCCATGATGAACCTGGCCTCGGGTGCGACTCTGGCCGTGGCCTCGACGAGATTGCGGGTGCCGTCGAGGTTCGTCCGCCAGATCAGGTCCTCATCGACCGAACGGAACATGGCGGCCAGGTGGATGACGGCATCCGCTTGCTCAAGTGCCTGGGCGAGCGTGTCACCGTCGAACAGGTCGCCGATCACCTCGTTGGCACCGGCGGGAGCGGACCCGGGCCGGCGCACCACCGCATGACAGTCCAGGCCCTGCTCGAGCAGCCTGCTGACCAAGCGAGATCCCACCAGTCCGGTCGCACCGGTCACCACGACCTTCATGTGTGTCCTTCCTTCCGGTATCGCTCGAGACGAGCGGTGGCCGTTCTGAGCACCCGGACGGCGATTTTCAGGTCATCGGGGTCGATTCCGTCGAAAGCCATCGCGTGAATCTGCCCCAGATCTGGTAGATCTCGCCACAGCGCGCGTCCTGCCGGGGTGATCCGCAAGAGCTTCTGGCGCATGTCATCGTCGGCGGGCACCTGCTCGATCAGCTCTTTGCGCACCAGCGCGCCCACCACCGAGCTCAACGTGGCCCGCTCGACCTGAAGGCGGCCCTGGAGCTCGCGTTGTCTGACAGGGCCGTCTTCGACCAGGAAATACAGCACGTACCACTGCGTCGCCCCGAGACCGAATGGCCGTAGCGAATCTTCCATGGCCTCGCGGGCGGCCAGGTAGCAGCGTTTGGTCCAGGCACCGATCGTGTCGCGGTGACCCCGTTCCTCATTGTCTGGCACCAGACAATATTGTCTGGTGCCAGACAAACTGTCAAGCGGACACGTCGCCGAGGAGGTGGATGGTCGCACCCGTGACGGCGAGCCGGAAAACCAGGTGCGCCGCCGCGCCGCGGCGTGATACCCCTTGTGGCCACTGAGAACTCCGATGGAGAGGCAACCATGAGTGGCATCGTCGACGTCGCCCGCAAGCACACCGAGTGCGATCCCGCGGCGATCCGACGAGTCGTTCGCACCTGCACAGGATCGCCGGGTGTGACACCGGGTAGCTAGCCCGTGACCATCGAAACCGCACTGAGTTTCGCGGGCCTGTGCCTGCTGTTGTCCATTTCACCCGGCCCCGATTCGCTACTGGTGCTCCGGCTCGCCCTGAACCGGCCGAGGGAGGGCATCTTCGTCGCCGCGGGCTCGGCGATGGGCTCGCTGCTGTGGGCCTGCGCCGTCGCGGTGGGATTGGCGCGCTTGCTGGCCGCCCACCCCGGACTGGTCGATGTCCTGCACTTCGTCGGCGGGGCCTACCTGATCTATCTCGGCATTCGCGAGGTGTTCGACACCGCCGAGCTGGTCGACGCCTCCGTCCCCCAGATGCGCGCCGAAATGGCCGGCTTCACCAAGGGACTTGTTTCATGTCTGCTCAATCCCAAGGTTGGACTGTTCTTTCTGCTGCTGGCTCCGCAGTACGCGCCCGACCTGACGGTCGGCTCGATCCTGGCACTGGGGGTCATCGACGCGGCGGTGGCCTTCCTCTACCTCACCGCGCTGGCCGTCGCAGCGGCACGCGTCTTCACACGCATCACCAATCCACGCGCGCAACGCCGCCTTCGGCTGGGATCCGGGGCGGCGATCGCCGTCGTCGGCGTCCTCGTCCTGGTGGAGGCCCTCACCTGACCGCACAGGTTGCGTATCACGCAATTTTGCGGGCCACGCACTTTTCGTGCAGGATGGCGGCATGACGACACCGCGCATCTTGATCGCCGGCGCCAGCATTGCCGGTCCCGCGACCGCTTTCTGGCTGATTCGTGCCGGTTTCGAGGTCACCATCATCGAGCAATCACCCGAGCTCCGATGTGGCGGTAACGGGGTCGATATTCGATCCGAGGCGCTGACCGTCATCGATCGCATGGGCCTCACCGAGGACGTCAGGGATCGCGCCATGGTGAACCACGGAATGCGGTTCCTCGATCGATCCGGCCGGCAACGCGTGCGCTTCCCGACCTCCGAGGTCGAGAACATGGTGGGTTCCGAAGATATCGAGATCACCCGCGGTGATCTCGCGCACCTGCTCTACGCCGCAACCGAATCCGACGTCGAATACATCTTCGGTGACACAGTCACCGAGCTGAACCAGGACGGCGCCGGGGTCGACGTCACCTTCGCCCGCACACCTGGACGGCGATTCGACGCGGTGATCGGCGCCGACGGCATCCATTCGAAGATTCGGCGGGCAGCGTTCGGTCCCGAGGACCACTATCGCGTTTTCAAGCAGCATTACTACGCCGTGATGACTGTCGATTCCGCTGTGGGCGAGCCATTTTGGACGACGTTCTATAACGAGCCCGGCAGGTCGGTGGCGATCTACTGCGATGAATCCGGACACGGATTGCTGACCTTCACCTTCCACAGCCCGACCCCGTTGAGCTATGACTACCGCGACATCACCGCTCAGCGCCACCTGGTCCGCGATGCCTTCGCCGAATCGGGATGGCACGTTCCCGCACTTCTCGATGCGGCGGACGCCGCCGACGACTTCTACTTCGATGCACTGGACCAGATTTCGATGCCGTCGTGGTCAACCGGGCGTATCGCGCTGGTCGGCGATGCCGCCTATTGCGCATCACCGGCATCGGGGGCCGGCGCACTGCTGGCGCTCACCGGAGCCTATCGTCTCGCGGGCGAACTGAGCCGCACCGATTCACCGCCGGACGCTTTCGGCCGGTACGAATCCGCCCAGCGTCCGCTGGTGGCAGCCAAGCAGAACCACCTGTTCACCTACATCACGGTTCCCCGGACCCGATTCGGCATCGCTGCCCGAAACATCATACTGTCCAGTCCGATCCCCCGCATGCTTGGGCGACGATCCCCGCACAGCACGAACAACCTTCCCGACTACTATTCTCGACCGATCAAGTGACGAGGGGACACAAGCTGTGAGTGCTGATCCGCCCTCCCCTGCAGCAGGAGATGGCCTGCGCGAGCGCAAGAAGCGAGAGATGCGCGCCCGCCTCAGCACGGTGGCGCTAGACCTCGCGATCGAGCACGGCGTCGCAGGGGTTCGCATCGAACAGATCGCGTCCGCAGCCGGAGTCTCACCGCGGACGTTCAACAATTACTTCCCCAGCAAAGAGGCGGCGATCGTAGGCGTCGCCGCGATCCGCGCCGATGTCTTCCGCGCGGCATTGCGTGCGCGCCCCGCCGACGAGCCACTTCCCGAAGCACTGCGCGCCGCCGCGGCCGCGCTGTTCGAAGATGAGCCTGACCGCGCCTGGATGGCCCGCTCTCGCCTCATCCGATCCGAGCCGTCGTTGTTCGCCGAGGAACGCAAGTCCGATATCGAGGTCGAACGGGTCCTGGCCGCCGAGATCGGTGACCGGACGGGCACCGACCCGCACGTCGACCTAACTCCACGGCTGGCCGCCGCGACCGTCATCGCCGCCATCCATACCGCGGTCCAGTACTGGCTGGATGTCCCTACCGCCGGAACGCTACGGGAGGTCGTCGAACGGGCCATCGTGGATTGCCCGCTGGGCGGGCCAGGCCCATAGCCAGCACCCCTGCCTCACACCCTTGCCTCATTCCGCAACCCGCCGTAGCGTAACCACTTGTGACGCGTAGCTTCCACGCCGGCAGACCGTTCGATACCCCCGACGCCGATATCGCCGCGGCATTGGAGCAGGTCAGCATTCCGACGCTGCTGCTGTCACTGGTTCACATCACCGGCGACCCGCGATTCATCCGCGACTTCAAACAGGCCGGCCTCTTTCTCAACGAGGTGCAAGGTTTCATGTCCGAGGAGGACAAGGCCCGCGCACGCGCCGAGGCCCTTCCCATCTTGACTGCGTACCGCGACGCCGGTTGCCCGGTACCGGAACCTCTTCCGCCGGAACTGATCCGAGAGATGCTCGATTGGGCAGCCTGTGAACACGTCGGCGAGGACAACCTGCCGCTGGTACTCGAGGAGCTCGACCTCGACGGAATCGACCCACGGCGACCGCGTGTACTAGCGAGCACCGGCGACTTCCACGTCATCGTCATCGGCTGCGGTGAGTCCGGCATCTTGGCCGGCGTTCGGCTCAAGCAGGCCGGCATCGGCTTCACCATCCTGGAGAAGAACAGCGGACCCGGCGGAACCTGGTGGGAGAACAGCTATCCCGGAGCACGTGTCGACGTCGCCAACCACTTCTACTGTTACAGCTTCGAGCCCAGCAATCACTGGGACCACTTCTTCGCCGAACAGCCGGAACTGCGGCAGTACTTCGCCGATGTGGTGGATCGCCACGAACTCGGCAAACACATCCGTTTCGACACCGAGGTACGGCAACTCGACTGGGATGGTGACCGATGGAACATCACCACCGGCGACGGCGCGACCTTCAGCGCCAACGCCGTCATCACCGCCGTCGGACAACTCAACCGCCCCAAGTTCCCGGACCTCCCTGGTGCCGAAACGTTCACCGGCCCGTCGTTCCATTCCGCTGCCTGGGATCACGGCGTCGATATCACCGGAAAGCGCGTCGCCCTGATCGGTGCCGGGGCAAGTGGATTCCAGATCGCACCCGCAATCGCCGACAAGGTGGCACGCCTCAACGTCTTTCAACGTACCGCCCAGTGGATGTTTCCCAATCCCATGTACCACGAGCCCGTGGCCGATGGCGTGCGGTGGGCAATGGAGCACCTACCGTTCTACGGCCGCTGGTATCGCTTCCTGCTGCTGTGGCCAGGCGCGGACAAGGGTTTGGACGCCGCGCTGGTCGACCCCGACTACCAAGACCAGAGCAATGCCGTCAGCGAGATCAACGCCATCGCGCGCATCATGTTCACCGATTGGATCACCAACCAGGTCGGAGATGATCCCGACCTGCTGGCCAAGGTGTTACCCGACTACCCTGCCACCGGTAAACGCACCCTGCAGGACAACGGCAGTTGGTTGAGCACACTCAAACGCGACCATGTCGAGCTAATCAGGACCCCGATAGAGCGCATCACCGAGACTGGAGTGGTCACCACCGACGGCGCCACCCATGATGCCGACATCATCGTGTACGCCACCGGATTCCGTGCCACCGACGTCTTGTTCCCGATCACCGTCACCGGCCGCGACGGTCTCGACCTGCACGAGGTGTGGGGCACCAGGCCGTATGCCTACCGCAGTATCACCGTGCCGGGCTTCCCCAACTTTTTCATGACCTACGGACCGGGCGCCCACCTGGCGCACGGCGGCAGCCTGATCCTGAACTCCGAGTTGCAAATGCGCTATATCAACCACTGCCTGGAGCACCTGGTCACCGCCAACCTGCGGTCCATCGAACCACTACCCGAGCCGACCACCGAATGGCACCGGCGGTCCCAGGATGAGATCCGCAAAACCGTCTGGGCTCACCCATCGATCACCCACTCGTACTTCAAGAACGACGACGGTGAGATCCACACCGTCAGCCCCTGGCGGCTGAGCACCTATCACGCTGCCGTGCGCGAACCCATCTGGTCGGACTTCCGAGAGGAATGAGCATGCGTTCTGTTGTCGTCGACGCCGAAGGCACCGTCAGCGTCCAGAGCCGTCCCGACCCGTCCCTGCCCGGCGCGGATGGTGCCATCATCGCCGTCGACGCAGCGGCGATCTGCGGATCAGATCTGCACTTCCTGGAGGGCCACTACCCGCTGGTCGGACCCGTCGCACTCGGCCACGAGGCAATCGGTACCGTTGTCGAAACCGGTTCGGAGGTAGCTGGTTTCGCCGTGGGCGATCGGGTATTGGTCTCCTCGGTAGCGGGCTGCGGCCAGTGTCCGGGCTGCGCAACCCGCGACCCCATCCGCTGTGTACTCGGGCCCCAGATCTTCGGATCCGGTGCGCTCGGCGGCGCACAGTCCGACTTGCTCGCGGTACCCGCGGCCGACTTCCAGCTACTCAAGATGCCGGAGGGCATCAGTACCGAGCAGGCCTTGCTGCTGACCGACAACCTGGCCACCGGATGGGCGGCAGCACTGCGCGCCGATATCCCGGTCGGCGGCACCGTGGCAGTGATCGGCCTCGGCGCGGTCGGTATGTGCGCACTGCGCAGTGCATTGACCCTCGGCGCAGCCACCGTATATGCGGTCGATCCGGTGCAGGCTCGCCGCGACCGAGCCGCCTCATGGGGTGCGGTGACCATCGATCCTCCTGCCGTGCAATCCATTCGGGAAGCCACCGGCGGGCTGGGAGTCGACGCCGTTATCGATGCCGTCGGCACCGACACCACCATCAGCGATGCCATCGAGAGTGTGCGCACCGGTGGCACGGTGTCGATCGTGGGTGTGCACGATCTGCAGCCCTATCCGCTGCCGGCACTGGCCTGCCTGATCCGCAGCCTCACGATCCGGCTGACCACCGCCCCCGTCCAACAGACCTGGCCCGCATTGATCCCGCTGTTACAGGCCGGCCGGCTCGACGTCGACGGTATCTTCACCACCACATTGCCGTTGGACGATGCCGCGGCCGGTTACGCGGCGGCGATGGCGCGGTCGGAGGACCACCTGAAGGTGCAGCTCATCCCCTGAGCTCGCCGCCTCCATCCACAGCCTGCAGATTCTTCTTGCGCGCCTGAAGATCGCGGCGTACTGTCGAACACAAGTTCGAAGCGAAAGTGGCTCCCACGAGATATCCGGTGAGCCCGTGTCGGTGATCCAGTCACCGAGAGGTTCTACAGCTCCGACAGGATCTGTGCGAACCGACGTGCCTGAATGGCATTGTGCTGGCCCTTTACGAAAGGGTGGGTCCGGTATGTAGCCACCCATCACGATTCTCTCACCGCCGTCGTGATCGGCGGTCACACTGCGAACAACGTGTCGCCTTTACGCTGCCGCAGGGCGAAAGCTGCTGTGCACCTTGACAACTACATAGTGAAACGCGCGCCTGGCGGGATCTGGTGAAAGCCGCATCCCTGGTCCCGCCACGCCGAACAGCTGCCCAACAGAACAACTGGGCCCGCGCATTTTGGTGGGCGGTCACATCCTGATCGACGGACGCGGACCCTAGACGAACGTCCGCTTCAGGTACCCCACCAGCGCGTCGGCATCCACCGCGCCGGTATAGCCCAGATGTCCGTCGGGACGCACCACCACGGCAGCGGGGCCACCCGCACCGTAAGCTGCGGCAAACTCGCCCATTCCGTCGCGCACCAAGGGCAGGGCGGTCGACTCGACATCCGCGTCGGGATGGGCGATGACGTACACGTCGAGAAGGCCGTGTGCGGCACGCTCGGCGGCCTCGGCGGCGGTCTCCAGCTCCTCGAAACCCGTTGCTGTGTCGGCATACAACAGCAGGGTATGGCGAGTGCCTGCCAACAGGGTGAACAGTCGCATCGGCTCGGTCTCGGCCGCTCGGGTCAGCCCGCGTGCATCCGGTGCCCGGCCGCCGGCACCCGGGGCCACGAGGGGACTGCCCGCGTAGCTCACCAGCAGTTGCGCCTCCCGACGGATCACGTAGTCGGGGTCGGTGGAGTCGGCACCGATCCCCTCCCGGGCGCTGCGCACGGTGCGTCCGACCACCTCCTCACCGATGGGTCGGCGCTCCACGTCATAGCTGTCGAGAAGACCGTCGGCCGCATCGCGGGTCACGGCCAACGCCAACTTCCACGCCAGGTTGTAGGCGTCCTGGATTCCGGTGTTCATACCCTGCGCACCAGTGGGCGGGTGGATGTGCGCAGCATCGCCGGCAACGAAAACGCGGCCGCTGCCGTAGGCGTCCACGATTCGGTGGCTGATCCGAAAAACCGAGGACCAGCGCATGTTCCGAGCCGTCGTCGGCTCGGGCGACAGCCGGTCCAACACCGCTTGGATGTGATGCAGCTCTGGTGTGCCTTCACCGAAGCCGTGCTGCACACCACCCTGGGTGGACAGCTCAGGTGGCACCAGCATCGACATCCGATAGCGTCCCCGGCCTGGCAGCGGAATGCACACGAGAAGGTCGTCGACCTTGCCCCCGGAGTTGTGCATGGATCGCACGGCGTAACCGGGAGGCAGCGTCCAGTCCACCTCGACGTCGGCCAGCATGTACTGCTCTTCGAAGGCGGCGCCCTCGAAGCTCAGGCCCAAGGTCTTGCGGACGATCGAGTGCGCACCGTCGGCACCGATAAGGTATTGCGCCCGAACGGGTGTCGCGTTGTCGAGCATGGCGGTGACACCGTCGGAGTCCTGTTCGAAGCCGGTCAACCGGACGCCACGTTCGATGCGCACGCCGCGCGCCGTGAGCTCCCGGCGCAATACCCGCTCCGTGCTGTACTGGGGTATCCCGATGAAGCGGAACGGCACATCGTCGGGAAGCGTCAGCTCGATATCACCGACCCGTTCACCGTTGACATACGCGATCTGCCCGCGGAAATGCACCGCCGCATCGAGGATCTGGCGCACGATACCCATCCGCTCGAACACTTCGAGGGTCCGGGGTTGTACACCAACAGCTTTGGCGTACTGAGGAGGTTCGAGCAGTGGATCGATGATCCGGACAGCCACGCCGCGCCGGGCCAACTCGATGGCGGCGGTCAGTCCGATCGGGCCGGCGCCCGCAATCAGTACGTCGGTCACGCCCGAGATTATGCCTGAGCGTCAGTTTTCACGGACGTGCGATCGCAGATTCTCACGCAACTTCACCATGCCCTTCTGGATGGCGCGCATTTCGTCGGGCTCCAAACCGGTGGCGGCCATCAAATCCATTTCTACGCCGCGCTCGCGCAGCGCGCGGCCCGCATCGGTCAGACTGACCAGCACCTGACGCTCGTCATCTGCCGAACGCTCCCGCCGGAGATAACCGGCACCCTCGAGTCGCTTCAGTATCGGGGTGAGGGTGTTGGACTCCAGGAAAAGCTTCTCGCCGAGGCCGCTGACGGTCTGGTGATCGTCTTCCCACAAGGCGACGATCACCAGGTACTGCGTGTACGTGATGCCGAGCTTGTCGAGGATCGGTTTGTACGCCTTTCCGTAGGCGAGGTTCGCCGAGTAGACGGCGAAACACAGGAACTCTGAGAGCTGTGGAAGCTGCGGCTTCATACCCCTATTCTAGCGCGCGCGATTGAATCGGGAATGAAGTAAATCGCCGTCGGGTTACACGGATCGGTCGGAGCGAAAGCCCCGGCCGCCGAACCCTCGAAGGAGAAGACCATGTCCGTCGTCTACACCGCCGCAACCCACACCACTGGCGGACGTCAGGGCGAGTCCTACAGTTCTGACGGCAATCTGGACATCCAACTGACCGCACCCGGCGCCGAGGGTACCGGTACCAATCCCGAGCAACTATTCGCTGCCGGTTGGTCGGCCTGCTATCTGAGCGCGATGGGACTGGTTGCCGGCCAACACAAGGTGAAGCTGCCCGCGGAGACCGCTGTCGACGCAGAGGTGGACCTGGTGAACGGCGACGGCGGGTTCTCGCTTCAGGCGCGTCTCAACGTCAGCATCCCCGGCGTGGACCCCGAGACAGCACGCAAGATCGTCGAGGGCGCACATGAGGTATGCCCTTACTCGAAGGCCACCCGCGGCAATATCCCGGTGACCACCAACCTGGTGTGACCCGCAAGCCCAACGGCCTGGGACAGCAGCGGCGCCCCGGGCCGTTCGGGCGGTCAGCGTGGGGAGGGTTGCTGTTGGGTGATGCAGTGAATCCCCCCGCCGCGGGCGAACAACGGCCGGGCATCCACCGATACGACCCGCCGGCCCGGGTACTGCTCGGCGAGAATGGCCGCGGCATCCCCGTCGCGGGGATCGCCGAACGCGCAGGCGATCACGCCGCCGTTGACCACGAGGTGGTTGATGTAGCTGTAGTCGACGTATCCCTCATCATCGGTGAGGACCGTCGGGGCGGGCATATCGACGATCTCGAAGCGATCACCGAGTGCATCTCGAATATTCCTGCATACCAGCGTATCCGGGTGACTGTCGGCAGACTGGGTGTGCAGTAACAGGCGACCGGGCTCGGTGAACGTTGCGACGATGTCGACATGACCGCGCGTGCCGAACCGTTGCGAGTCCCTGGTGAGGCCCATCGGCAGCCAGACCACGTCGGTGGCCCCGATGGTGCGCGCCAGTTCGTTCTCGACATCGGCCTCGGTCAGATCAGGATTGCGGCCGGGGTCCAGTTGTACGGTCTCGGTGACCAGGACGGTCCCGCGTCCGTCGACATGGATGCCACCTCCCTCGTTCACCAGGGGGGACGAGATCAGCGGTACCCCGGCCAGTTCGGCCACCACCGCACCAACCTTGCAGTCGCGGTCCCAGCGCGCCCAGTCCTGGCCACCCCAACCATTGAAGACCCAATCCACCGCGGCGACCGAACCATCGCCGGCATGCACGAAGGTC
This DNA window, taken from Mycolicibacterium neoaurum, encodes the following:
- a CDS encoding NAD(P)-dependent oxidoreductase; the protein is MKVVVTGATGLVGSRLVSRLLEQGLDCHAVVRRPGSAPAGANEVIGDLFDGDTLAQALEQADAVIHLAAMFRSVDEDLIWRTNLDGTRNLVEATARVAPEARFIMASTSHVYGPGGGRPGREDDPVAATAAYPASKIAAEKLLCTAGLTWSIQRYGFVYGDGDGHLDALPPLVAGRCMHPAARMSMIHHRDIATVTGLALTGALDGQIVNVGDEAAMSLYELVHLAGGSMDPSAEPLPNPWHLVMDGSLARRLGFRPAVRTVHQAVADGLL
- a CDS encoding MarR family winged helix-turn-helix transcriptional regulator; its protein translation is MPDNEERGHRDTIGAWTKRCYLAAREAMEDSLRPFGLGATQWYVLYFLVEDGPVRQRELQGRLQVERATLSSVVGALVRKELIEQVPADDDMRQKLLRITPAGRALWRDLPDLGQIHAMAFDGIDPDDLKIAVRVLRTATARLERYRKEGHT
- a CDS encoding LysE family translocator, which encodes MTIETALSFAGLCLLLSISPGPDSLLVLRLALNRPREGIFVAAGSAMGSLLWACAVAVGLARLLAAHPGLVDVLHFVGGAYLIYLGIREVFDTAELVDASVPQMRAEMAGFTKGLVSCLLNPKVGLFFLLLAPQYAPDLTVGSILALGVIDAAVAFLYLTALAVAAARVFTRITNPRAQRRLRLGSGAAIAVVGVLVLVEALT
- a CDS encoding FAD-dependent monooxygenase, producing the protein MTTPRILIAGASIAGPATAFWLIRAGFEVTIIEQSPELRCGGNGVDIRSEALTVIDRMGLTEDVRDRAMVNHGMRFLDRSGRQRVRFPTSEVENMVGSEDIEITRGDLAHLLYAATESDVEYIFGDTVTELNQDGAGVDVTFARTPGRRFDAVIGADGIHSKIRRAAFGPEDHYRVFKQHYYAVMTVDSAVGEPFWTTFYNEPGRSVAIYCDESGHGLLTFTFHSPTPLSYDYRDITAQRHLVRDAFAESGWHVPALLDAADAADDFYFDALDQISMPSWSTGRIALVGDAAYCASPASGAGALLALTGAYRLAGELSRTDSPPDAFGRYESAQRPLVAAKQNHLFTYITVPRTRFGIAARNIILSSPIPRMLGRRSPHSTNNLPDYYSRPIK
- a CDS encoding TetR family transcriptional regulator → MSADPPSPAAGDGLRERKKREMRARLSTVALDLAIEHGVAGVRIEQIASAAGVSPRTFNNYFPSKEAAIVGVAAIRADVFRAALRARPADEPLPEALRAAAAALFEDEPDRAWMARSRLIRSEPSLFAEERKSDIEVERVLAAEIGDRTGTDPHVDLTPRLAAATVIAAIHTAVQYWLDVPTAGTLREVVERAIVDCPLGGPGP
- a CDS encoding NAD(P)/FAD-dependent oxidoreductase; translated protein: MTRSFHAGRPFDTPDADIAAALEQVSIPTLLLSLVHITGDPRFIRDFKQAGLFLNEVQGFMSEEDKARARAEALPILTAYRDAGCPVPEPLPPELIREMLDWAACEHVGEDNLPLVLEELDLDGIDPRRPRVLASTGDFHVIVIGCGESGILAGVRLKQAGIGFTILEKNSGPGGTWWENSYPGARVDVANHFYCYSFEPSNHWDHFFAEQPELRQYFADVVDRHELGKHIRFDTEVRQLDWDGDRWNITTGDGATFSANAVITAVGQLNRPKFPDLPGAETFTGPSFHSAAWDHGVDITGKRVALIGAGASGFQIAPAIADKVARLNVFQRTAQWMFPNPMYHEPVADGVRWAMEHLPFYGRWYRFLLLWPGADKGLDAALVDPDYQDQSNAVSEINAIARIMFTDWITNQVGDDPDLLAKVLPDYPATGKRTLQDNGSWLSTLKRDHVELIRTPIERITETGVVTTDGATHDADIIVYATGFRATDVLFPITVTGRDGLDLHEVWGTRPYAYRSITVPGFPNFFMTYGPGAHLAHGGSLILNSELQMRYINHCLEHLVTANLRSIEPLPEPTTEWHRRSQDEIRKTVWAHPSITHSYFKNDDGEIHTVSPWRLSTYHAAVREPIWSDFREE
- a CDS encoding alcohol dehydrogenase catalytic domain-containing protein: MRSVVVDAEGTVSVQSRPDPSLPGADGAIIAVDAAAICGSDLHFLEGHYPLVGPVALGHEAIGTVVETGSEVAGFAVGDRVLVSSVAGCGQCPGCATRDPIRCVLGPQIFGSGALGGAQSDLLAVPAADFQLLKMPEGISTEQALLLTDNLATGWAAALRADIPVGGTVAVIGLGAVGMCALRSALTLGAATVYAVDPVQARRDRAASWGAVTIDPPAVQSIREATGGLGVDAVIDAVGTDTTISDAIESVRTGGTVSIVGVHDLQPYPLPALACLIRSLTIRLTTAPVQQTWPALIPLLQAGRLDVDGIFTTTLPLDDAAAGYAAAMARSEDHLKVQLIP
- a CDS encoding FAD-dependent monooxygenase, which produces MTDVLIAGAGPIGLTAAIELARRGVAVRIIDPLLEPPQYAKAVGVQPRTLEVFERMGIVRQILDAAVHFRGQIAYVNGERVGDIELTLPDDVPFRFIGIPQYSTERVLRRELTARGVRIERGVRLTGFEQDSDGVTAMLDNATPVRAQYLIGADGAHSIVRKTLGLSFEGAAFEEQYMLADVEVDWTLPPGYAVRSMHNSGGKVDDLLVCIPLPGRGRYRMSMLVPPELSTQGGVQHGFGEGTPELHHIQAVLDRLSPEPTTARNMRWSSVFRISHRIVDAYGSGRVFVAGDAAHIHPPTGAQGMNTGIQDAYNLAWKLALAVTRDAADGLLDSYDVERRPIGEEVVGRTVRSAREGIGADSTDPDYVIRREAQLLVSYAGSPLVAPGAGGRAPDARGLTRAAETEPMRLFTLLAGTRHTLLLYADTATGFEELETAAEAAERAAHGLLDVYVIAHPDADVESTALPLVRDGMGEFAAAYGAGGPAAVVVRPDGHLGYTGAVDADALVGYLKRTFV
- a CDS encoding MarR family transcriptional regulator; the encoded protein is MKPQLPQLSEFLCFAVYSANLAYGKAYKPILDKLGITYTQYLVIVALWEDDHQTVSGLGEKLFLESNTLTPILKRLEGAGYLRRERSADDERQVLVSLTDAGRALRERGVEMDLMAATGLEPDEMRAIQKGMVKLRENLRSHVREN
- a CDS encoding organic hydroperoxide resistance protein — translated: MSVVYTAATHTTGGRQGESYSSDGNLDIQLTAPGAEGTGTNPEQLFAAGWSACYLSAMGLVAGQHKVKLPAETAVDAEVDLVNGDGGFSLQARLNVSIPGVDPETARKIVEGAHEVCPYSKATRGNIPVTTNLV
- a CDS encoding agmatine deiminase family protein gives rise to the protein MPAEGAPQDRVWMAFPSAGYSLGDTAEEQHEARATWAGVAHAIAEFEPVTMLVDPAEIDVAKRYLSQDIQTVEVPLNDAWMRDIGPTFVHAGDGSVAAVDWVFNGWGGQDWARWDRDCKVGAVVAELAGVPLISSPLVNEGGGIHVDGRGTVLVTETVQLDPGRNPDLTEADVENELARTIGATDVVWLPMGLTRDSQRFGTRGHVDIVATFTEPGRLLLHTQSADSHPDTLVCRNIRDALGDRFEIVDMPAPTVLTDDEGYVDYSYINHLVVNGGVIACAFGDPRDGDAAAILAEQYPGRRVVSVDARPLFARGGGIHCITQQQPSPR